A section of the Dehalobacter sp. DCM genome encodes:
- a CDS encoding SOS response-associated peptidase, with the protein MCGRITFTLTRDELAEIYKITDEMDWQPRYNIAPSQPVPVMVNTEAQQLKFFRWGLVPSWAKDPQSGYKMINARAETIDTKPSFKHCFREQRCLVLADGFYEWKREGKRKTPYLFKVRDRKFFAFAGIWDSWKSPAGTVLYTCSIITTGPNEQMAPIHDRMPVILDKENERIWLNPELNDTEKLKQLLVPYPAVRMEAYQVSDYVNSVKHDSIACIQPVPGQTALFG; encoded by the coding sequence ATGTGCGGAAGGATAACGTTTACGCTGACCAGGGATGAGCTGGCTGAAATCTACAAAATTACCGATGAGATGGATTGGCAGCCGCGGTATAATATTGCACCTTCACAACCGGTTCCGGTTATGGTTAATACTGAGGCACAACAGCTCAAATTTTTCCGGTGGGGCCTTGTTCCTTCGTGGGCAAAGGATCCCCAGAGCGGATATAAGATGATTAATGCCCGGGCTGAAACCATTGACACCAAACCAAGCTTTAAACACTGTTTCCGGGAACAACGCTGCTTGGTTCTTGCCGATGGCTTTTATGAATGGAAACGCGAAGGGAAGCGCAAGACACCTTACTTGTTTAAAGTCCGCGACCGGAAATTCTTTGCCTTTGCCGGCATTTGGGATAGCTGGAAAAGCCCGGCCGGAACAGTTCTCTATACCTGCTCAATTATTACCACAGGCCCCAATGAACAGATGGCACCCATTCATGATCGCATGCCGGTCATTTTAGACAAAGAAAACGAAAGAATCTGGCTGAATCCGGAGCTGAACGATACGGAGAAACTGAAGCAGCTGCTGGTTCCATATCCGGCAGTGCGGATGGAGGCGTATCAGGTATCTGACTATGTCAATTCGGTCAAGCATGACAGCATCGCCTGCATTCAGCCGGTCCCGGGACAAACCGCTTTATTTGGGTAG
- a CDS encoding helix-turn-helix domain-containing protein, with product MNEKVRDIAERIKGLRLLAGLSERETAGKLGLTLEDYVKYEKGEDDIPVSILYEIADFHRVDMTEVLTGVSPKLHDVCYIKNGMGLKIERYDQYDFQSLAYQYINRKIEPLLVTLDPGNSPELVTHHGQEFNYCLDGKMKVIISTMEYVLEPGDSLYFNSMLPHKMLALDNQPAKFLTVILLAEE from the coding sequence ATGAATGAAAAGGTGAGAGATATCGCAGAAAGAATTAAAGGGTTAAGACTCTTAGCCGGGTTATCTGAAAGAGAAACCGCCGGAAAGCTCGGACTTACCCTCGAAGATTACGTCAAATATGAAAAAGGTGAGGATGACATTCCTGTCAGTATTTTGTATGAAATCGCCGACTTTCACCGCGTCGACATGACAGAGGTGCTGACCGGCGTATCTCCGAAACTGCATGATGTCTGTTATATTAAAAATGGTATGGGGCTTAAAATCGAACGCTACGACCAATACGATTTTCAGAGTCTGGCTTACCAATATATCAACCGTAAAATTGAGCCGCTGCTGGTGACACTGGATCCCGGGAACAGTCCGGAACTGGTTACCCATCACGGACAGGAGTTCAACTACTGTCTGGATGGTAAAATGAAAGTCATCATCAGCACTATGGAATATGTCCTCGAACCGGGAGATTCCCTCTATTTTAATTCGATGCTGCCGCATAAAATGCTGGCCTTGGATAATCAGCCGGCGAAATTTCTCACCGTGATCCTTTTGGCCGAAGAGTAA
- a CDS encoding DEAD/DEAH box helicase — translation MFSFYLSEPELKAIATSRRVYDAGTLYAHGRKVGNFSYNPEKGVIDAQVFGTDTYDVHIELKKDGSLHTYYCTCPAYEQYPGACKHIIAVLKTAQQKLADPVRSPESSGTSVASGAFSPRPDTKRAASDFMAIFADRKPLNTGKELLNLELELEINTDYLQSGGQLQLKIGTNRLYVVKNLKEFLYAIKHNHLMEFGMKFTYDPAKHVFSAQDQQVIHMLREMLEQYEAVNEVKTLTYSSYSASPFTQKPFVLSRYYLRKFLDVVGSKQFFLHAGSSKALRTSFPMPTTICREDLPLDFSVESAELDLVLTLQSKLPVQLTADGAYYLYERQIYGVSPGQAEFLPNLIKLLAGKHQPGIIFPANQKDIFVSEALPRMETLGTVSIEPELAAKFIREELQPKLFFDRINDTGITVRLEFHYGDIIINPFSAQGDSRAVSSSGDHVLIRDMEKERKILEIFEQADFTVSEGRISLDDEDKLFDFTLHGFSELHDLAETYYSDDFKLKIHYATGFTGRVRLDDNLDMLEISFAYGDIDRAELADIFHSLKTKKKYYRLRDGSFLDLQQQELNAMSLLIDHLDLKEKDLTKDTIQLPKFRAMYIDNFLRQENLPGIQRNRAFKQLVQSILEPQDNEFDPPSTLQHILRDYQKTGYKWLKTLSSYGLGGILADDMGLGKTLQVLAFILSEKLKNDNENIPSRSFPPALVIAPTSLVYNWRSEAEKFTPELKVMVIDGTPQERQDQLTLVEQADLVVVSYAVLRRDIDTFANLSFSYCFLDEAQNIKNANTLNAKSVQKIQAGGYFALTGTPIENALSELWSLFHFLLPGYLYTQLEFHKKYAAPISKGDAGALQELSRHTRPFILRRLKKEVLKELPPKIETEIKAALTDEQRKIYLAYLQQTKSQIAQELAVSGFAKSQIKILAALTRLRQICSHPGMFIENYTGDSGKMLLFQELLAEALDGGHRILVFSQFTSMLDILADYFNREKVPYFYLSGSTKASERAHMVQEFNSGCGEVFLISLKAGGTGLNLTGADTVIHFDPWWNPAVEDQATDRAHRIGQNNTVQVIKLLTQGTIEEKVNALQAKKKKLIDAVIQPGETLLTKLTEHELKELFEMS, via the coding sequence ATGTTTTCCTTTTACCTATCGGAACCTGAGCTGAAAGCGATTGCAACCAGCAGAAGAGTCTATGACGCAGGGACTCTCTATGCGCATGGACGAAAGGTCGGCAATTTCAGCTATAACCCGGAAAAGGGCGTTATCGATGCCCAAGTTTTTGGCACCGATACGTATGATGTCCATATTGAGCTGAAAAAAGACGGCTCGCTGCATACCTACTACTGCACGTGTCCAGCCTATGAACAATACCCGGGGGCCTGCAAGCATATTATTGCGGTGCTGAAAACTGCCCAGCAAAAACTAGCGGATCCGGTCAGATCACCGGAGTCATCCGGGACATCCGTGGCATCCGGCGCATTCTCCCCCCGTCCGGATACCAAGCGAGCGGCATCGGATTTCATGGCGATCTTTGCCGACCGTAAACCGCTAAATACCGGTAAAGAACTATTAAACCTGGAACTGGAACTGGAAATCAATACGGATTATCTGCAGTCAGGCGGCCAACTTCAGCTAAAAATCGGTACGAACCGACTCTATGTCGTCAAGAATCTGAAAGAATTTTTATATGCCATCAAGCATAATCACCTCATGGAATTCGGGATGAAATTTACTTACGATCCAGCGAAGCACGTGTTTTCAGCTCAGGACCAACAGGTCATTCACATGCTCCGGGAAATGCTTGAACAATACGAGGCGGTTAACGAGGTGAAGACCTTAACCTATTCTTCCTATTCAGCCTCCCCTTTTACTCAAAAACCGTTTGTCTTAAGCCGTTATTATCTTCGTAAATTTCTGGATGTTGTCGGGTCAAAACAGTTCTTCCTGCACGCCGGCTCATCCAAAGCTTTACGGACATCGTTCCCCATGCCAACAACGATTTGCCGGGAAGATCTGCCCCTCGATTTTTCGGTGGAATCCGCAGAGCTGGACCTGGTCCTCACCCTGCAAAGCAAGCTCCCTGTCCAGCTGACTGCAGACGGCGCCTATTATCTTTATGAACGGCAGATCTATGGCGTTTCACCCGGACAAGCTGAGTTCCTGCCGAATCTGATTAAGCTCTTAGCCGGAAAACATCAGCCGGGGATTATCTTTCCTGCTAACCAGAAGGATATCTTTGTCTCGGAAGCACTCCCCCGGATGGAAACGTTGGGTACGGTCTCCATTGAGCCGGAGCTGGCCGCGAAGTTTATCCGTGAGGAGCTGCAACCTAAGCTCTTCTTTGATCGGATAAATGATACCGGGATTACCGTCCGTCTGGAGTTTCACTATGGTGATATCATCATTAATCCCTTCTCTGCCCAAGGAGATTCCCGTGCCGTATCGTCCAGCGGCGATCATGTCCTGATCCGCGATATGGAAAAGGAAAGAAAAATACTGGAGATTTTTGAACAAGCTGATTTTACCGTATCCGAAGGACGCATCAGCCTGGATGATGAAGATAAACTATTCGATTTTACGCTCCATGGTTTCTCTGAGCTCCACGATTTGGCCGAAACATACTATTCCGATGATTTTAAACTCAAGATCCATTATGCCACCGGCTTTACCGGACGTGTTCGTTTGGATGACAACCTGGATATGCTGGAAATTAGCTTTGCCTACGGGGACATTGATCGGGCGGAACTGGCAGATATTTTTCATTCTCTGAAAACAAAGAAAAAATATTACCGCCTGCGGGACGGCTCTTTTCTCGACCTGCAGCAGCAGGAGCTCAACGCCATGTCCCTGTTGATTGACCATCTGGATTTAAAGGAAAAGGACCTGACCAAGGACACGATTCAGCTTCCCAAATTTAGAGCCATGTATATCGACAATTTTCTGCGGCAGGAAAATCTGCCGGGAATTCAGCGCAACCGCGCGTTTAAACAGCTGGTTCAAAGTATTCTGGAACCCCAGGATAATGAATTTGACCCCCCGTCAACTCTCCAGCACATTCTGCGCGACTATCAAAAAACGGGATATAAATGGCTGAAAACCTTGTCTTCTTATGGTTTAGGCGGCATTCTGGCTGATGATATGGGACTGGGCAAAACCCTGCAGGTGCTTGCCTTTATCCTTTCGGAAAAGCTGAAAAATGACAATGAAAATATACCGTCCAGGTCTTTTCCGCCGGCGCTGGTGATTGCTCCGACTTCCCTCGTTTATAACTGGCGGAGTGAAGCAGAAAAATTCACCCCCGAGCTGAAGGTCATGGTTATTGACGGAACACCCCAGGAACGCCAGGATCAGCTCACTCTCGTTGAACAGGCTGATCTTGTGGTGGTATCCTATGCTGTTTTACGCCGGGATATCGATACATTTGCCAATCTTTCGTTTTCCTATTGTTTTCTCGATGAGGCCCAAAATATAAAAAATGCCAACACGCTCAATGCCAAATCCGTGCAGAAAATTCAGGCCGGCGGGTATTTTGCCCTGACCGGAACGCCCATCGAGAACGCGTTATCGGAGTTATGGTCCCTGTTTCATTTTCTGCTGCCCGGCTACTTATACACGCAGCTGGAATTTCATAAAAAGTACGCGGCGCCGATCAGTAAAGGCGACGCAGGCGCTTTGCAGGAACTCAGTCGGCATACCCGGCCCTTTATCCTGCGCCGACTGAAAAAAGAAGTGCTTAAAGAACTTCCTCCCAAAATTGAGACGGAAATCAAAGCTGCGTTGACGGATGAGCAGCGCAAGATTTATCTTGCCTATCTGCAGCAGACAAAGAGTCAGATTGCCCAGGAATTAGCCGTATCCGGGTTTGCCAAAAGCCAAATCAAAATACTGGCGGCACTGACCCGTCTGCGTCAGATTTGTTCCCATCCCGGCATGTTTATTGAAAACTATACGGGAGATAGCGGAAAAATGCTTTTGTTCCAGGAACTCCTGGCGGAAGCACTGGACGGCGGCCACCGTATTCTTGTTTTTTCTCAGTTTACATCCATGCTGGATATCCTTGCGGACTATTTTAACCGTGAAAAGGTCCCCTATTTTTATCTGAGCGGCTCCACAAAGGCCTCCGAAAGGGCGCACATGGTTCAGGAGTTCAACAGCGGCTGCGGCGAGGTCTTCCTCATATCGCTGAAAGCCGGCGGTACCGGCTTAAATCTTACCGGAGCAGATACTGTCATTCACTTTGATCCCTGGTGGAACCCCGCCGTTGAAGATCAAGCCACAGACCGGGCGCATCGCATCGGCCAAAATAATACCGTACAGGTGATTAAACTCCTGACCCAAGGAACCATCGAAGAAAAAGTCAATGCCCTGCAGGCAAAGAAAAAGAAGCTCATTGACGCCGTGATCCAGCCGGGGGAAACCCTGTTGACCAAGCTGACGGAAC
- a CDS encoding AEC family transporter, producing MDLYSVYNQLGILFLTILIGYFLAKIKIITSSATQFLTKYVLNIALPALVIAGMQIPYTPEKLQMAGSVFLLSIPCYALAYVVGILTAKILSRDHSQKAVFNFGIVFANTAYLGFPVFMVLFGKESIFYAAIYNILFGLLLYTLGAKIMRTHEIAPVHKNRIPLKEIFNPGVVASLVGLLLFITALPLPVFVIGTIDTLGNTCVPLSMLTIGAMLSELPLHKMFGNVRVYLLSVVRLVVMPLLILVMVKYIFGIDQMMLIAIPVIMAGMPIATNTVLMAIEYDNDAQLSSQAVLISTILSCLTIPLMILLLSHLH from the coding sequence ATGGATCTATATTCGGTTTATAATCAGCTGGGCATTTTATTTTTAACGATTCTGATCGGGTACTTTCTGGCCAAGATAAAAATCATCACATCGTCAGCGACGCAATTTCTAACCAAATATGTTTTAAATATTGCGCTCCCGGCACTGGTGATCGCGGGTATGCAGATTCCGTATACCCCGGAAAAGCTGCAAATGGCGGGTTCTGTTTTTCTGTTGTCTATCCCATGTTACGCGTTGGCTTATGTGGTGGGGATTCTGACAGCAAAAATCCTATCCCGTGATCATTCCCAAAAGGCCGTCTTTAATTTTGGTATCGTTTTTGCCAATACAGCCTATCTTGGGTTTCCCGTATTTATGGTTCTTTTCGGCAAGGAATCGATATTTTACGCAGCGATTTATAATATCTTGTTCGGACTTCTGCTGTACACACTGGGGGCGAAGATCATGCGCACCCATGAAATTGCTCCGGTACATAAAAACAGAATTCCTCTGAAAGAAATATTTAATCCGGGTGTTGTCGCCAGTTTGGTTGGACTCTTGTTGTTTATTACGGCGCTTCCGTTGCCGGTATTCGTGATCGGTACCATCGACACGCTCGGCAATACATGCGTGCCGTTATCGATGCTCACCATCGGGGCGATGTTAAGTGAATTGCCGCTCCATAAGATGTTCGGTAATGTCCGTGTTTATTTACTGTCTGTTGTAAGGTTAGTCGTCATGCCATTGCTGATTCTGGTCATGGTCAAGTACATTTTTGGAATCGACCAGATGATGCTGATCGCTATTCCGGTCATCATGGCGGGTATGCCAATAGCAACCAATACGGTGTTAATGGCCATCGAATATGATAATGATGCCCAACTGTCCTCCCAGGCTGTATTGATTTCAACCATTTTAAGCTGTTTGACGATTCCGCTGATGATATTATTGCTTTCGCATTTGCACTAA
- a CDS encoding PilZ domain-containing protein, protein MEEFKEKRQYFRVDMINDIPASARISSINNHRVEVEKTFPIKILDISTGGMSAYFEIDIPVTIMIINTTFVFEDEEFNLDALLVHKTPLGQGFEYGMKFLFHSNREESQVTRCINQYKIKHARFKKIELDLRKQKYIGCFVKVLDLIDQPACLLNTRRIVVATNQAAKDTGIRLGERCYQTMAKRQQACPHCRLEEAVKYGMLLEADDAELREVKCKARWLYLEDDYIIHYYL, encoded by the coding sequence ATGGAAGAATTCAAGGAAAAAAGACAGTATTTTCGCGTCGATATGATCAATGATATTCCCGCATCGGCCAGGATATCTTCGATCAATAATCATCGGGTGGAAGTTGAGAAAACATTCCCCATAAAAATACTGGATATTAGTACCGGGGGGATGAGTGCTTATTTCGAGATCGATATTCCAGTCACCATCATGATCATCAATACAACGTTTGTGTTTGAAGACGAGGAATTTAATCTGGACGCGCTTCTTGTTCATAAAACACCATTGGGCCAAGGATTTGAATACGGGATGAAATTCCTCTTTCATTCCAATCGCGAGGAAAGCCAGGTCACCCGTTGTATAAACCAGTATAAGATCAAGCATGCCCGCTTTAAAAAGATTGAACTGGATTTACGGAAACAAAAATACATCGGATGCTTTGTCAAGGTCTTGGACCTGATCGATCAACCGGCGTGTCTTCTCAACACACGGCGGATCGTGGTGGCCACGAATCAAGCGGCTAAAGATACCGGGATCCGATTAGGTGAGCGCTGCTATCAGACGATGGCCAAAAGGCAGCAGGCATGCCCGCATTGTCGGTTGGAGGAGGCTGTCAAATATGGTATGCTATTAGAAGCTGATGATGCTGAGCTCCGGGAAGTGAAGTGCAAAGCCCGCTGGTTGTATTTGGAGGATGATTATATCATCCATTATTATCTGTAG
- the mutY gene encoding A/G-specific adenine glycosylase: MQNSQYLSAALLTWYAQNRRELPWRNTSDPYAIWISEIMLQQTQVETVIDYYHRFLNGFPDVARLGQAEEEDVLSLWKGLGYYTRARNILRAARVILEKFDGVFPTVYTDIRSLPGIGDYTAGAIASIAYNLSYPAVDGNVLRIISRLDGIEEDISLQKTKTRITARAAGLIPDGKAGDFNQALMDLGATVCVPKDPKCTVSCPWQTECSAHRDGKESILPIKKKAKKPIEYHYAAAVIRRNADILMTKRQADALLANMWGLPLVCLESGISPETRFGHEWGLEVTNTVYLGHVKHVFSHQIWQIDVYSMTLNDESQVDGDHNDRPLAWVSPERLKTLPVPKAFQKVLSLGSFF, encoded by the coding sequence TTGCAAAATTCGCAGTACTTATCCGCCGCATTGTTAACATGGTATGCGCAAAATCGAAGAGAGTTGCCTTGGAGGAATACGTCGGACCCTTATGCCATCTGGATATCCGAGATCATGCTCCAGCAAACACAGGTGGAGACGGTAATTGATTATTATCACCGTTTTTTGAATGGTTTCCCGGATGTTGCCCGGTTGGGGCAGGCGGAGGAAGAAGACGTTTTATCCCTATGGAAGGGATTGGGCTATTATACCCGAGCTCGAAATATCCTTCGTGCGGCCCGGGTGATTTTAGAAAAGTTTGACGGGGTTTTCCCAACGGTCTATACGGATATCCGATCATTACCGGGGATCGGAGACTATACAGCCGGAGCGATAGCCAGTATTGCCTACAATCTCTCTTATCCGGCGGTAGACGGCAATGTGCTGCGTATTATTTCCCGCTTGGACGGCATTGAGGAGGATATCAGCCTCCAAAAAACGAAAACCCGGATAACAGCCAGAGCGGCTGGATTGATCCCGGACGGGAAAGCCGGTGATTTTAATCAGGCATTAATGGATCTTGGTGCCACTGTGTGTGTTCCTAAGGATCCAAAATGTACTGTTTCTTGCCCCTGGCAAACGGAATGTTCAGCACACCGGGATGGAAAAGAATCCATTCTGCCAATCAAAAAGAAGGCAAAAAAACCGATTGAATACCATTATGCAGCTGCTGTTATTCGACGGAACGCGGATATACTGATGACGAAGCGCCAGGCAGATGCGTTATTGGCCAATATGTGGGGACTGCCGTTGGTCTGTTTAGAATCGGGGATCTCCCCGGAAACTCGCTTTGGGCATGAATGGGGATTGGAAGTGACGAACACGGTCTATCTCGGACATGTCAAGCATGTGTTTTCACATCAGATCTGGCAAATAGATGTTTATAGCATGACACTGAATGATGAAAGCCAGGTAGACGGTGATCACAATGACCGTCCATTGGCATGGGTATCACCGGAACGACTAAAAACACTGCCTGTACCGAAGGCCTTTCAGAAAGTTTTATCGTTAGGATCGTTCTTCTAA
- a CDS encoding DNA polymerase Y family protein — MPSCIFHVDANSAYLSWEAASRLQHGDMLDLRTVPAVVGGSQETRHGIILAKSIPAKKYGIQTGESVFEARAKCPNLIVVPPNYSLYMQCSQAFGDILRKYSPVVEQYSIDEYFMDYTGSERTFGDPLSMAYRLKEEIKEELGFTVNIGISSKKLLAKMGSELQKPDKVHTLFPEEIPSKMWPLPVEELFGVGRATSRKLRDRSICTIGDLAHTDPILLNLFLKSYGTLLWNFANGRDDSPVHLTRRVPVKGMGNSTTIAFDVEDSRTAHLVLLSLTETVGARLREGGYCARLVSVSIRTNQLISYSHQRKIHTPTDCTNTIHAIACELFDDIWGHEPIRHLGVRVSDLCNNSFIQMTLFERESEKQRAADRAIDQIRSRYGSGAIIRATFLHSGLAPITGGTVTDEEYPMMTSLL, encoded by the coding sequence TTGCCGAGCTGTATTTTTCATGTGGATGCAAATTCCGCTTATCTTTCCTGGGAAGCCGCCAGCCGCCTGCAGCATGGCGACATGCTCGATCTGCGGACTGTACCCGCTGTCGTCGGAGGCAGTCAGGAGACCCGGCACGGCATTATCCTGGCCAAATCCATCCCGGCAAAAAAATATGGCATTCAGACCGGGGAATCCGTGTTTGAAGCCCGGGCCAAGTGCCCCAACCTGATTGTCGTCCCGCCCAATTACTCGCTCTATATGCAGTGCAGCCAGGCATTTGGGGATATTCTGCGTAAATACTCTCCGGTAGTGGAACAATATTCTATCGATGAATATTTTATGGATTATACCGGGTCGGAGCGAACCTTTGGTGATCCCCTGAGCATGGCTTACCGGCTGAAGGAAGAGATAAAAGAAGAGCTTGGCTTTACGGTGAACATTGGCATCTCCAGTAAAAAGCTTCTGGCTAAAATGGGCTCGGAGCTGCAAAAACCGGACAAAGTCCATACGCTTTTCCCGGAAGAGATCCCATCTAAAATGTGGCCGCTTCCCGTCGAAGAACTTTTCGGTGTCGGGCGTGCCACCTCCCGTAAGCTGAGGGACCGCAGTATCTGCACGATTGGTGATCTGGCCCATACCGATCCCATCCTTCTCAACCTTTTTCTCAAAAGCTACGGCACGCTTCTCTGGAATTTTGCCAATGGCCGTGACGATTCCCCTGTCCACCTAACGCGCCGGGTACCGGTCAAAGGCATGGGAAATTCGACGACAATTGCTTTTGATGTTGAAGACAGCCGGACGGCCCATCTCGTTCTGCTTTCCCTGACGGAAACCGTCGGTGCCCGCTTGCGGGAAGGCGGATACTGTGCCCGGCTGGTTTCTGTATCCATCCGGACCAACCAATTAATTTCTTATTCCCACCAGCGAAAAATTCACACCCCCACGGATTGCACCAATACCATCCATGCCATTGCCTGCGAATTGTTTGATGACATCTGGGGGCATGAGCCGATTCGGCATCTGGGCGTACGCGTATCTGATCTCTGCAATAACAGCTTTATCCAAATGACCTTGTTCGAACGTGAAAGCGAAAAGCAGCGGGCCGCAGACCGGGCCATCGACCAGATCCGGTCACGCTACGGTTCCGGCGCAATCATCCGGGCCACCTTTCTGCACAGCGGCCTTGCTCCCATAACCGGCGGGACGGTAACGGATGAGGAGTATCCCATGATGACGAGTTTACTTTGA